A region from the Mesorhizobium sp. J8 genome encodes:
- a CDS encoding VOC family protein, producing the protein MLLAVHHVAIICSDYEASKQFYIDKLGFAVLAENWRPERQSWKCDLRHGPIRIELFSFPNPPGRPSRPEACGLRHLAFAVASVEATAELLRRRDVEVEPIRTDPYTGRLFTFIADPDGLPIELYEDGV; encoded by the coding sequence ATGCTCCTGGCCGTCCATCATGTTGCAATCATCTGCAGTGACTATGAGGCGTCGAAGCAGTTCTACATCGACAAGCTCGGTTTCGCCGTTCTCGCCGAAAACTGGCGCCCGGAAAGGCAGTCCTGGAAATGCGATTTGCGTCATGGCCCCATCCGGATCGAGTTGTTCAGTTTCCCGAATCCGCCAGGCCGGCCCAGCAGGCCCGAGGCCTGCGGGTTAAGACATCTTGCGTTCGCAGTCGCCTCGGTCGAGGCAACTGCCGAGCTGCTCCGGCGGCGGGACGTTGAGGTGGAGCCCATCCGAACAGATCCCTACACAGGCAGATTGTTCACCTTCATCGCCGATCCCGACGGACTTCCGATCGAACTTTACGAGGACGGTGTCTGA
- a CDS encoding amidohydrolase, giving the protein MPDRSADLVFTNGRIYTLDRKRAWASAVAVKGGRIVAVGEGADVAALTGAATRVVDLKGAMMMPGIVDVHAHLMMGGQAELFELRFPPTASFETLIARVGEAAAKAPEGSWIIGGQWGSDLLPKLDRLEALAALDRVSQGRPVMLRDDTYHNRWVNSQALGLAGLSASSSDPEKGSIGRDPATGALTGMMIESAAGIVERTIAHSGHYTEEMDRAAMARSIATLNSYGVTAFLDAAAMQPILAALKGLDDRGELTAWSVSAMPAVEPSFMFGIAGDELIALREQYRGVHAKPDFVKIFLDGVPGARTAAFHDPYTKDPVLGCCFRGSTIVTVPELIRWVGKCEKLGLGVKIHCAGDAAVSQALDAIDVVRSFNGPTKLKHHIAHASYIAPDDIARFAELGVVADLSPFLWYPTSFLEGHKQTMGEARALRFWPNKDLLAAGALLAGGSDWPVMPNPDPWDGIEGLVTRRNPSGEFPGSALWPEQAIDVATALEIFTINSARAIGLADTVGSIEIGKSADLIVLDRNVLETPAEDLADTKVLTTYFEGRVVYERA; this is encoded by the coding sequence ATGCCCGACAGAAGTGCCGACCTGGTTTTCACCAATGGCCGCATCTACACGCTCGACCGCAAGCGGGCCTGGGCATCGGCCGTCGCCGTCAAGGGCGGGCGCATTGTCGCGGTCGGCGAAGGCGCCGATGTCGCCGCGTTGACAGGCGCTGCTACCCGCGTCGTCGACCTCAAGGGCGCGATGATGATGCCGGGCATCGTCGACGTGCATGCGCATCTGATGATGGGCGGCCAGGCCGAGCTTTTCGAGCTGCGTTTTCCGCCGACCGCGAGCTTCGAGACGCTGATCGCGCGCGTCGGCGAGGCGGCGGCCAAGGCGCCGGAAGGCTCCTGGATCATCGGCGGCCAATGGGGCAGCGACCTGTTGCCGAAGCTCGACCGGCTGGAGGCACTGGCGGCGCTCGATAGGGTGAGCCAGGGCCGGCCGGTGATGCTGCGCGACGACACCTATCACAACCGCTGGGTCAACTCGCAGGCGCTTGGCTTGGCCGGCCTGTCGGCTTCTTCGTCGGATCCGGAGAAGGGCTCCATCGGCCGCGACCCGGCGACCGGCGCGCTGACCGGCATGATGATCGAATCCGCCGCCGGCATCGTCGAGCGCACCATCGCGCATTCCGGCCACTATACCGAGGAGATGGACCGCGCGGCGATGGCGCGCTCGATCGCGACGCTCAACTCGTACGGCGTCACCGCCTTCCTCGACGCCGCCGCCATGCAGCCGATCCTCGCGGCGCTGAAAGGCCTCGACGACCGTGGTGAGCTCACCGCATGGTCGGTGTCGGCGATGCCCGCCGTCGAGCCCTCCTTCATGTTCGGCATTGCCGGCGACGAGTTGATCGCGCTCCGTGAGCAGTATCGAGGCGTCCATGCCAAGCCGGACTTCGTGAAGATCTTCCTCGACGGCGTGCCGGGCGCCCGCACTGCCGCCTTCCACGACCCCTACACCAAGGATCCGGTGCTCGGCTGCTGCTTCCGCGGCTCGACCATCGTCACCGTGCCGGAGCTGATCCGCTGGGTCGGCAAATGCGAGAAGCTCGGCCTCGGCGTGAAGATCCATTGCGCCGGCGATGCCGCGGTCAGCCAGGCGCTCGACGCCATCGACGTCGTGCGCTCCTTCAACGGCCCGACCAAGCTCAAGCACCACATCGCGCATGCGAGCTATATCGCGCCGGACGACATCGCACGCTTCGCCGAGCTCGGCGTCGTCGCCGACCTTTCGCCGTTCCTGTGGTATCCGACGAGCTTCCTCGAAGGCCACAAGCAGACGATGGGCGAGGCGCGCGCGCTGCGCTTCTGGCCGAACAAGGACCTGCTCGCCGCCGGCGCGTTGCTGGCCGGCGGCTCCGACTGGCCGGTGATGCCGAACCCCGATCCGTGGGACGGCATCGAAGGGCTGGTGACGCGCCGGAACCCGAGCGGCGAGTTTCCGGGCTCTGCGCTCTGGCCGGAGCAGGCGATCGACGTTGCCACGGCGCTCGAAATCTTCACCATCAACTCGGCCCGCGCCATCGGCTTGGCCGACACGGTCGGTTCGATCGAGATCGGCAAATCGGCCGACCTCATCGTGCTCGACCGTAACGTGCTGGAAACGCCGGCCGAGGACCTCGCTGACACAAAAGTTCTGACGACATATTTCGAGGGGAGAGTGGTCTATGAGCGCGCTTGA
- a CDS encoding IclR family transcriptional regulator codes for MSTVGKAVSLLELFTLHEPEIGLSDLARRAGLDKATVRRLLMALAAHRLIEQEPRSRRYRLGAGLSRLARIRDAHFPFVRLAAPVVRELSQETGETVHLSEFSAGALLTVHVELSAKANRVNVDIGQVLPLHGTASGIAFLAASRLEAVGAYLEKPLQAFTSFTVTQPDELLKVIALAASRGYSRSAQGYEEGVHSIAAAILGADGQPIGTLAVASPVSRVTDAVAASQGKAAIAAARLISARLIGEA; via the coding sequence ATGAGCACGGTGGGCAAGGCGGTGTCGCTGCTGGAGTTGTTCACGTTGCACGAACCGGAGATCGGGCTCTCCGACCTCGCCCGGCGCGCTGGTCTCGACAAGGCCACGGTCAGGCGGCTTCTGATGGCGCTTGCCGCACACCGGCTGATCGAGCAGGAACCGCGCAGCCGCCGCTATCGGCTGGGCGCCGGCCTGTCCCGGCTCGCCCGCATCCGCGACGCGCACTTCCCCTTCGTGCGGCTGGCTGCGCCGGTCGTCCGCGAGCTGTCGCAAGAAACCGGCGAGACCGTACATCTGTCCGAGTTCAGCGCCGGCGCGTTGCTCACCGTCCATGTCGAGCTTTCGGCCAAGGCCAATCGCGTCAATGTCGATATCGGCCAGGTGCTACCGCTGCATGGCACCGCGTCGGGGATCGCGTTCCTCGCCGCTTCGCGCCTGGAAGCGGTCGGCGCCTATCTGGAAAAGCCGCTGCAGGCCTTCACCTCGTTCACGGTGACGCAGCCGGACGAGCTGTTGAAAGTCATCGCGCTTGCCGCTTCGCGCGGCTATTCGCGCAGCGCCCAGGGCTATGAGGAAGGCGTGCACAGCATCGCGGCCGCCATCCTCGGCGCCGACGGCCAGCCGATCGGCACGCTGGCGGTGGCCTCGCCTGTCTCGCGCGTCACGGATGCGGTTGCCGCCAGCCAGGGCAAGGCGGCGATCGCAGCCGCGCGGCTGATCTCGGCACGGCTGATCGGCGAGGCATGA
- a CDS encoding branched-chain amino acid ABC transporter permease has translation MNALLTSAVAGLTAGGTYALLGVCAVFTYRLVAVVNFTGAAIGTAGTFVLISLFEAGFPIWPSVLAGIAAGTATGVAIGYIMTRWFGEASASTKAAVTVALLVGLIAVGLRLTGGQHPHNMPELFPGSAFRLAGVEVTIASVLTIGLAVLFTILSDLFLNRTKVGLNLRALADRPMAAELLGVRVQLLSLLVWGMTGAFTTFALMIIAPQRSPNFMTLSLLVVPALAAALIGVFRSFWWTLAGGIALGIVEGLASSIDSVSQYRSAIPFLVVLAVLLWSQREARWDEAR, from the coding sequence ATGAACGCATTGCTCACATCCGCCGTGGCGGGACTGACGGCCGGGGGCACGTATGCCCTGCTCGGCGTCTGCGCCGTCTTCACCTACCGGCTCGTCGCCGTGGTGAACTTTACCGGGGCGGCGATCGGCACCGCCGGCACCTTCGTGCTGATCTCGCTGTTCGAGGCCGGTTTCCCGATCTGGCCCTCGGTGCTGGCTGGGATAGCGGCCGGCACGGCGACCGGCGTCGCGATCGGCTATATCATGACCAGATGGTTCGGCGAGGCGAGCGCTTCGACCAAGGCGGCGGTGACGGTGGCGTTGCTCGTCGGCCTGATCGCTGTCGGGCTGCGCCTCACCGGCGGCCAGCATCCGCACAACATGCCGGAGTTGTTTCCGGGCTCGGCTTTCCGTCTCGCCGGCGTCGAGGTGACCATCGCCTCGGTGCTCACCATCGGGCTGGCGGTGCTGTTCACCATCCTCTCCGACCTCTTTCTCAACCGCACCAAGGTCGGCCTCAATCTGCGCGCGCTGGCCGACCGGCCGATGGCGGCGGAACTGCTCGGCGTGCGCGTGCAGCTTTTGTCGCTGCTGGTGTGGGGCATGACCGGCGCCTTCACCACGTTCGCATTGATGATCATCGCGCCGCAGCGCTCACCGAACTTCATGACGCTCAGCCTGCTTGTCGTGCCGGCATTGGCCGCGGCGCTCATCGGCGTCTTCCGCAGCTTCTGGTGGACGTTGGCCGGCGGCATCGCGCTCGGCATCGTCGAGGGACTGGCAAGCTCCATCGACAGCGTCAGCCAGTATCGCAGCGCCATCCCGTTCCTGGTGGTGCTTGCCGTTCTCCTCTGGTCGCAGAGGGAGGCCCGCTGGGATGAAGCGCGCTAG
- a CDS encoding aldehyde dehydrogenase has translation MIDQDTIDTLRKAEVGARRLFIDGAPVDAQSGASLEVISPIDGRPFASIADGGAADVDRAVASARKAFAKGSWSRAAPALRKKVLTKFAELVEKHALELAVLGVRDNGTEIGMAYKAEPLSAAGTIRYYAEAIDKVYGEIAPTADNVLGLIHKEPLGVVGVIVPWNFPLMIGAWKIAPALAAGNSIVVKPPEIASLTLLRLAELAADAGLPEGVFNVVTGRGSVAGEALGLHMDVDAIAFTGSGPVGRRLLEYSARSNLKRVFLELGGKSPNIVFADAPDLKQAAVVSANGIFRNSGQVCVAGSRLLIQASVYDRFMDELLKATTKLKVGDPLDLGSDVGAVSSAEQLTKNLGFVAKASEEGARLVTGGERILTETGGNYMAPTIFENVTETMQLAREEVFGPVLGVMRFDTEEEAVRLANATVYGLASAVWTSNLSTAHRMVRAINAGVVHVNTYGGADITVPLGGFKQSGFGRDKSLHAIEKYTDLKTAWISLG, from the coding sequence ATGATCGACCAGGATACCATCGACACGCTGCGCAAGGCGGAGGTCGGCGCGCGGCGTCTGTTCATCGATGGAGCCCCGGTGGATGCGCAGAGCGGCGCCAGCCTTGAGGTGATCTCGCCGATCGACGGCCGTCCCTTTGCCAGCATCGCCGATGGCGGCGCCGCCGATGTCGATCGCGCGGTGGCCTCGGCGCGCAAGGCGTTCGCCAAAGGCTCCTGGTCGCGCGCAGCGCCGGCCTTGCGCAAGAAGGTCCTGACGAAATTCGCCGAGCTGGTCGAAAAGCACGCGCTCGAGCTTGCCGTGCTCGGCGTGCGCGACAACGGCACCGAGATCGGCATGGCCTACAAGGCCGAACCGCTGTCGGCCGCCGGCACCATCCGCTACTACGCCGAGGCGATAGACAAGGTCTATGGCGAGATCGCGCCGACGGCCGACAATGTGTTGGGCCTCATCCACAAGGAACCGCTCGGCGTCGTCGGCGTCATCGTGCCTTGGAACTTTCCGCTGATGATCGGCGCCTGGAAGATCGCGCCGGCGCTCGCTGCCGGCAATTCCATCGTCGTCAAGCCGCCGGAGATCGCCTCGCTGACCTTGCTGCGGCTGGCCGAACTCGCCGCCGATGCCGGGTTGCCCGAGGGCGTCTTCAACGTCGTCACCGGTCGCGGCTCGGTCGCCGGCGAGGCGCTCGGCCTGCATATGGATGTCGACGCCATCGCCTTTACCGGCTCCGGTCCGGTCGGTCGCCGCCTGCTCGAATATTCGGCGCGCTCGAACCTCAAGCGTGTCTTCCTCGAGCTTGGCGGCAAGTCGCCCAACATCGTCTTCGCCGATGCGCCTGATTTGAAGCAGGCGGCGGTCGTCTCGGCCAACGGCATCTTCCGCAATTCCGGGCAGGTCTGCGTCGCCGGCTCCCGGCTGCTGATCCAGGCTTCGGTCTACGACCGCTTCATGGACGAGCTTCTGAAAGCGACCACGAAGCTGAAGGTCGGCGATCCGCTCGATCTCGGCTCCGATGTCGGCGCGGTGTCGAGCGCCGAACAACTGACCAAGAATCTCGGTTTCGTCGCCAAGGCTTCGGAGGAGGGCGCGCGTCTTGTCACCGGCGGCGAACGCATTCTGACCGAGACCGGCGGCAACTACATGGCGCCGACGATCTTCGAGAACGTGACCGAGACAATGCAGCTCGCCCGCGAGGAAGTGTTCGGACCGGTGCTCGGGGTCATGCGCTTCGACACCGAGGAAGAGGCGGTGCGGCTCGCCAATGCCACCGTCTATGGCCTTGCGTCGGCGGTGTGGACCTCGAACCTGTCGACCGCGCATCGCATGGTGCGCGCCATCAATGCCGGCGTCGTCCACGTCAACACCTATGGCGGCGCCGACATCACGGTGCCGCTGGGCGGCTTCAAGCAATCCGGCTTCGGTCGTGACAAGTCGCTTCACGCCATCGAGAAGTACACCGACCTCAAGACGGCCTGGATCAGTCTCGGCTAG
- a CDS encoding transaminase produces MTAASKTASQPAMIEDLLNREQARFLTAHPRSAAAWEEGKKHFLYGGPSHWMRRWAGGFPVYAASASGAHITDIDGHDYVDFALGDTGGMCGHAPEAVTRAALRQLQSGTTMMLPTEDSLWVGAELTRRFGLPYWTLTTSATDANRGAIRIARMITGRPKVLVFSGCYHGGVEEAHVEIRDGKIGMRNMIHPNGVDHSAVSRVVEFNDVAALEEALSHGDVACVLTEPLMTNFGMIPVADDFHAALREITRRTGTVLIIDETHTISSGPGGYTALHGLEPDMLVAGKAIAGGIPAGIFGVSREIAERLWKIVPMVNPRVRQSAHLGIGGTLAGNALTIATMRAVLEEVLTPANFERMIANATRLAETAWGIIRTNRLPWHVTQVGARAEIMFMPKPPRNGADVIAGRRGDLETLLHAFYMNEGILVTPFHTMFLMCPATSPVDVDRHTEVFGLFVDLVRGAGVV; encoded by the coding sequence GTGACGGCCGCCAGCAAGACCGCTTCGCAACCAGCAATGATCGAGGACCTGCTCAACCGCGAGCAGGCGCGGTTCCTCACCGCGCATCCGCGCTCGGCGGCGGCATGGGAGGAAGGCAAAAAGCACTTCCTTTATGGCGGGCCGTCGCACTGGATGCGGCGCTGGGCCGGCGGCTTCCCGGTCTACGCCGCTTCGGCAAGCGGCGCGCATATCACTGACATTGACGGCCACGACTATGTCGACTTCGCGCTTGGCGACACCGGCGGAATGTGCGGCCATGCGCCGGAGGCGGTGACCCGCGCCGCGCTCCGCCAGTTGCAGAGCGGCACGACGATGATGCTGCCCACCGAGGACAGCCTGTGGGTCGGGGCCGAGCTCACGCGCCGCTTCGGCCTGCCCTATTGGACGCTTACCACCTCGGCCACCGACGCCAATCGCGGCGCCATCCGCATCGCGCGCATGATCACCGGCCGCCCAAAAGTACTGGTCTTTTCCGGCTGCTATCACGGCGGCGTCGAGGAGGCGCATGTCGAGATCCGCGACGGCAAGATCGGCATGCGCAACATGATCCACCCGAACGGCGTCGACCATTCCGCCGTCTCCCGGGTGGTTGAGTTCAACGATGTCGCGGCGCTCGAGGAAGCGCTATCGCATGGCGACGTCGCCTGCGTGCTGACCGAGCCGCTGATGACAAATTTCGGCATGATCCCGGTCGCCGACGACTTTCATGCCGCCCTGCGCGAGATCACCCGCCGCACCGGCACGGTTCTCATCATCGATGAGACGCATACCATCTCCAGCGGTCCGGGCGGCTACACCGCGCTGCACGGGCTGGAGCCGGACATGCTCGTCGCCGGCAAGGCGATCGCGGGCGGCATTCCGGCCGGCATCTTCGGCGTCTCGCGGGAAATCGCCGAGCGGCTTTGGAAGATCGTGCCGATGGTCAATCCGCGCGTGCGCCAGTCGGCGCATCTCGGCATCGGCGGCACGTTGGCGGGCAACGCGCTCACAATCGCCACCATGCGCGCGGTGCTGGAAGAGGTGCTGACGCCTGCCAATTTCGAGCGGATGATCGCCAACGCAACGCGTCTTGCCGAAACCGCGTGGGGCATCATCCGAACCAACCGGTTGCCCTGGCATGTGACGCAGGTCGGCGCCCGAGCCGAGATCATGTTCATGCCGAAGCCGCCGCGCAACGGCGCCGATGTCATTGCCGGCCGGCGCGGCGATCTGGAGACGCTGCTGCATGCCTTCTACATGAACGAAGGCATATTGGTGACGCCCTTCCACACCATGTTCCTCATGTGCCCGGCGACATCGCCTGTCGATGTCGATCGCCATACGGAAGTCTTCGGCCTTTTCGTCGATCTCGTTCGCGGCGCGGGCGTCGTCTGA
- a CDS encoding CobW family GTP-binding protein: MSALDRASDARIPVTVLTGFLGSGKTTVLNRLLRKPSLAGAAVIVNEFGAVGLDHLLIEASEEQFTLLDNGCVCCTVRGDLVATLKELDRKSQAGETPPLSQVIVETTGLADPAPILHTLMAESELTARFRIGGVVTTVDAVNGAATLRRHPEAAKQVAVADRLLITKTDLVSSEALGGLRHRLEHLAPAVEQTVARNGEVELELLASLPADAAADVATIAIRVEAAGHHDHECGSDCRHGHDHHHDTHHGIQSFSFIIDKPVEWDAFARWLDYVAALKGEDLLRFKGIVHTTDDPERPRVLHGVQHVFHPPARLDRWPSADRRTRLVFIVRGIERETIARTLVKFAAIDAASIAPPALAAA, from the coding sequence ATGAGCGCGCTTGATCGCGCAAGCGATGCGCGAATCCCGGTGACGGTGCTCACCGGCTTCCTGGGCAGCGGCAAGACGACGGTGCTCAACCGCCTGCTGCGCAAGCCATCGCTGGCAGGCGCCGCCGTCATCGTCAACGAGTTCGGCGCCGTCGGGCTCGACCATCTGCTGATCGAGGCCAGCGAAGAACAGTTCACGCTCCTCGACAATGGCTGTGTCTGCTGCACGGTGCGCGGCGATCTGGTCGCCACGCTGAAGGAGCTCGACCGCAAGAGCCAGGCCGGCGAAACGCCGCCGCTTTCTCAGGTGATCGTCGAAACGACCGGCCTCGCCGATCCGGCGCCGATCCTGCACACGCTGATGGCCGAATCCGAGCTCACGGCTCGCTTTCGCATCGGCGGTGTCGTCACCACGGTCGATGCGGTGAATGGCGCGGCCACACTTCGCCGTCACCCGGAAGCCGCCAAGCAGGTCGCCGTCGCCGACCGGCTGCTGATCACCAAGACCGATCTCGTCTCGAGCGAGGCACTCGGCGGTTTGCGGCATCGGCTTGAGCATCTGGCGCCAGCCGTCGAGCAAACCGTTGCCCGCAATGGCGAAGTCGAACTCGAGCTGCTGGCGAGCCTGCCCGCTGATGCTGCGGCGGACGTGGCTACCATCGCCATACGGGTCGAAGCGGCTGGTCACCACGACCATGAATGCGGATCTGATTGCCGCCATGGTCACGATCATCATCACGACACGCACCACGGCATCCAGTCCTTCAGCTTCATTATCGACAAGCCGGTGGAGTGGGACGCTTTCGCCCGCTGGCTGGACTATGTCGCGGCGCTGAAGGGCGAGGATCTGCTGCGCTTCAAGGGCATCGTGCACACAACCGACGATCCCGAGCGACCGCGTGTGCTGCATGGCGTGCAGCACGTCTTCCACCCGCCGGCGCGGCTCGATCGCTGGCCGTCGGCAGACCGACGCACCCGGCTGGTGTTCATCGTCCGCGGCATCGAGCGCGAGACCATCGCCCGCACGCTGGTGAAGTTCGCGGCGATCGATGCCGCCAGCATCGCGCCGCCGGCACTGGCCGCCGCCTGA
- a CDS encoding ABC transporter substrate-binding protein: protein MHWKSRLLAAAFAGLGLAAMTGHASAAGPTCKDGAIKVGAVSTVTGPADFSEVPKATQAAFDAVNAAGGINGCKIDYTIADDKADPAVAAQAARDLIDNKEAVALVGSASLLDCAVNSATYSRKKILSVQGLGVDAACFSSPNVAPVNVGPYTLSTAMAYYATSELKTKKLCAFFIIIGGTQEAYKKAIENWEKISGQKIHLIDLTLPFQGDLTPYVIKARDAGCDAVLTNQVEPQVVQLIKTVDAQKITGISWLFLAPGYTEQVAKALADTKQPIYVGTEWEPYTEKNSAANAQWIADMQKANRPLTAFSQGGYLAAELFLKVVASIDGEVTRESVAKALHDMQPLTNPLAGSPYVFGKAKTHSPMQATKVMKLEAGAWKVETPDWVVLPQAK, encoded by the coding sequence ATGCATTGGAAATCGAGACTGCTCGCAGCGGCATTTGCCGGCCTGGGCCTTGCCGCCATGACCGGCCATGCTTCCGCCGCCGGCCCGACCTGCAAGGACGGCGCCATCAAGGTCGGCGCCGTGTCGACCGTCACCGGCCCGGCAGATTTCTCCGAAGTGCCGAAGGCGACGCAGGCCGCCTTCGATGCCGTCAACGCCGCGGGCGGCATCAATGGCTGCAAGATCGACTACACGATCGCCGACGACAAGGCCGACCCGGCGGTTGCCGCGCAAGCCGCGCGCGACCTGATCGACAACAAGGAAGCGGTCGCCCTGGTCGGCTCCGCCTCTCTGCTCGACTGCGCCGTCAACTCCGCCACCTACAGCCGCAAGAAGATCCTATCGGTGCAGGGTCTCGGCGTCGACGCCGCCTGCTTCTCCTCGCCCAATGTCGCGCCCGTCAATGTCGGCCCGTACACGCTGTCGACGGCCATGGCCTACTACGCCACCAGTGAGCTGAAGACGAAGAAGCTCTGCGCCTTCTTCATCATCATCGGCGGCACGCAGGAGGCCTACAAGAAGGCGATCGAAAACTGGGAGAAGATCAGCGGCCAGAAGATCCACCTGATCGACCTGACGCTGCCCTTCCAGGGCGATCTGACGCCTTATGTCATCAAGGCACGTGACGCTGGCTGCGATGCGGTTCTGACCAACCAGGTCGAGCCGCAGGTGGTGCAGCTGATCAAGACGGTCGATGCGCAGAAGATCACCGGCATCAGCTGGCTGTTCCTGGCGCCAGGCTACACCGAGCAGGTCGCCAAGGCGCTGGCCGACACCAAGCAGCCGATCTATGTCGGCACCGAATGGGAGCCCTATACGGAGAAGAATTCAGCCGCCAACGCGCAGTGGATTGCCGACATGCAGAAGGCAAACCGGCCGCTCACCGCCTTCTCGCAGGGCGGCTACCTCGCGGCCGAGCTGTTCCTCAAGGTGGTCGCCTCGATCGACGGCGAGGTCACGCGCGAAAGTGTCGCCAAGGCATTGCACGACATGCAGCCGCTCACCAACCCGCTCGCCGGCTCGCCTTACGTCTTCGGCAAGGCCAAGACGCATTCGCCGATGCAGGCCACCAAGGTGATGAAGCTTGAGGCCGGTGCCTGGAAGGTCGAGACGCCGGACTGGGTCGTGCTGCCGCAGGCCAAGTGA
- a CDS encoding SDR family NAD(P)-dependent oxidoreductase — MSRRLEGRTALVTGAATGMGRATAELFGRHGAKVIAFGHGEDVLDEAARASGGTAVRGDITDARDIARAIEACGGRLDIVVNAAGVMILDEPETLSDETWAKSFAVNVTGSMMVCRAALPLLKRRGGAIVNIASVGAFNASGQNAAYSASKAALVSYTRSLAFAHGVDGIRANAVAPGWVRTPMSVYEMKVAARANGSTPEEEFTALTNRIALRRVAEPQEIASCCLFLASDEASFVTGAVLVADGGGRAPTQNRAV, encoded by the coding sequence ATGAGCCGCCGCCTCGAAGGCCGCACGGCTCTGGTCACGGGTGCCGCCACCGGCATGGGCCGCGCCACCGCCGAATTATTCGGCCGCCACGGCGCCAAGGTTATCGCCTTCGGGCATGGCGAGGACGTGCTGGATGAAGCGGCAAGGGCCAGCGGCGGCACCGCCGTGCGTGGCGACATCACCGATGCCCGCGACATCGCCCGCGCCATCGAAGCCTGCGGCGGCCGCCTCGACATCGTCGTCAACGCTGCCGGCGTCATGATCCTCGACGAGCCGGAGACGCTGAGCGACGAGACCTGGGCCAAGAGTTTTGCCGTCAACGTCACCGGCTCGATGATGGTCTGCCGCGCGGCGCTGCCGCTTCTCAAGCGACGCGGCGGCGCAATCGTCAACATCGCCTCGGTCGGCGCCTTCAACGCCAGCGGCCAGAACGCCGCCTATTCGGCGAGCAAGGCGGCACTCGTCTCCTACACCCGCTCGCTCGCCTTCGCGCATGGCGTCGACGGCATCCGAGCCAATGCGGTGGCGCCCGGCTGGGTGCGCACGCCAATGAGCGTCTATGAGATGAAGGTGGCGGCAAGGGCCAACGGCTCGACGCCCGAAGAAGAATTCACGGCGCTGACCAATCGCATCGCGCTGCGCCGCGTCGCCGAACCGCAAGAGATCGCCTCCTGCTGCCTGTTCCTGGCGTCCGACGAAGCGTCCTTCGTCACCGGCGCGGTGCTGGTGGCGGATGGTGGCGGCCGCGCGCCGACGCAGAACAGGGCGGTGTGA
- a CDS encoding SDR family oxidoreductase, whose amino-acid sequence MANPFDLTGRVALVTGGGRGIGAAIVTRFAEAGASVVIANRTLDVAEALAAGLSARGLSARAVALAGLDRAALHALVGDVARKSGRLDVVVHNAGGCPWASVEELDDDKLEEALAVNLKACVWLTQAAVPAMRANGFGRILVTSSVSARVAMAGGAHYSAAKAGANAFIRGAAFEFARDGITVNGVEPGFIAKPGRGTMSKPEVADRLGQFIPIGRLGEADDIAYAMLYLASEQAKYTTGQTIVVDGGSTLPETGYAVERHWGLA is encoded by the coding sequence ATGGCGAACCCGTTCGACCTCACGGGCAGGGTGGCGCTGGTGACCGGCGGCGGGCGCGGCATCGGTGCCGCCATCGTCACCCGCTTTGCCGAGGCCGGCGCATCGGTCGTTATCGCCAATCGAACGCTCGATGTCGCCGAGGCTCTTGCCGCCGGGCTCTCCGCGCGCGGTCTCTCCGCACGCGCCGTCGCGCTTGCCGGCCTGGATCGCGCGGCGCTGCACGCCCTGGTCGGCGATGTTGCGCGCAAATCCGGCCGGCTCGACGTCGTCGTCCACAATGCGGGCGGCTGTCCTTGGGCCTCGGTCGAGGAACTCGACGACGACAAGCTGGAAGAGGCGCTTGCGGTGAACCTCAAAGCCTGCGTCTGGCTGACGCAGGCTGCCGTCCCGGCGATGCGCGCCAATGGCTTTGGCCGCATCCTCGTCACCTCATCGGTCTCGGCGCGGGTCGCCATGGCCGGCGGCGCGCACTATTCGGCGGCCAAGGCTGGCGCCAACGCCTTCATACGCGGTGCCGCCTTCGAGTTCGCCCGCGACGGTATCACCGTTAATGGCGTCGAGCCCGGCTTCATCGCCAAGCCCGGGCGCGGCACGATGAGCAAGCCGGAGGTGGCGGACAGGCTCGGGCAGTTCATTCCCATAGGCAGGCTCGGCGAGGCCGACGACATCGCGTATGCCATGCTCTATCTCGCTTCGGAACAGGCGAAATACACCACTGGCCAGACCATCGTCGTCGATGGCGGCTCCACCCTGCCGGAGACCGGCTATGCCGTCGAACGGCATTGGGGGCTCGCATGA